The following coding sequences lie in one Megalodesulfovibrio gigas DSM 1382 = ATCC 19364 genomic window:
- a CDS encoding efflux RND transporter permease subunit, with the protein MNLCEPSIRRPVATTLVMAGLLLFGIMSYRILPVSDLPAVDFPTISVSASMPGADPETMASTVATPLERQFATISGIDSISSTSSQGSTRITLQFNLDRDIDAAAQDVQSAIAKAQRQLPDDMPSPPSYQKVNPADQPVFYISLASETLPMAQVDEYADTMIAQRLSMLPGVAQVSIYGSKKYAVRVQLDPKALASREVGIDEVAQAIGNANVNLPTGTLYGAHRAMNVQASGQLMNAPAYRPLIVAWRGGAPVRLQDLGEVIDSIENDKAITWRAGQTSIVLAVQRQPGANTMDVVDGIKALLPVFEAQMPAAISMEVLYDRSASIRESVEDVKFTLVLTVCLVVLVIFLFLRNIRATVIPSLALPMSIVATFAVMHLMGFSVDNLSLMALTLAVGFVVDDAIVMLENIVRHVEMGKTPLQAALDGSKEISFTIISMTISLAAVFIPVLFMGGIVGRLFHEFSVVIAAAILLSGFVSLTLTPMLCARFLKPHHERRPGLLMRASENVFDGMQALYRWTLDASLRLHPLTFLVSLAVLWGTVHMFQTMPKGFLPSQDTGQIQGFTEAEQGVSFERMVQHQQALHEVLKGDPAIRTFMSSVGAGGPNVSGNSGRFMIRLKDHDQRNETADEVIRRLRPKLNREPGVQAFLVNPPAINIGGRAAKALYQYTLQSPDTAELYRVAQEMEAVFKTVPQIQDVSSDLQLKNPQARVAIDRDKASALGVSARQIELALQSSYGTREVSTIYAPSNQYKVIMELLPQYRRDMDALSLLYVRTAGGVLARLDTLAQITAGVGPMLVNHTGQLTSVTIAFNARPGVSLGEAVQAVEAAARDVLPATVHASFQGTAQAFQASLKDMGLLLFMAVVVIYLILGVLYESFIHPLTILSGLPSAGFGALLTLWWYGFDLNLYGFVGIIMLIGIVKKNAIMMIDFALEVQREQGLTPREAIRQGCLVRFRPIMMTTMAAIMGAMPIAVGYGAGGDARQPLGLCVVGGLVTSQLLTLYITPVYYIYFDKLQRLLFRTAPRPA; encoded by the coding sequence ATGAACCTGTGCGAGCCGTCCATCCGGCGTCCGGTAGCCACCACGCTGGTGATGGCCGGGCTGTTGCTCTTCGGCATCATGAGCTACCGCATTCTGCCGGTGAGCGATCTGCCGGCCGTGGATTTTCCCACCATTTCCGTTTCCGCAAGCATGCCCGGGGCAGACCCGGAAACCATGGCCAGCACCGTGGCCACACCCCTGGAACGCCAGTTCGCCACCATCTCGGGCATTGATTCCATCTCCTCCACCAGCTCCCAGGGCAGCACGCGCATCACCCTGCAATTCAACCTGGACCGCGACATCGACGCCGCCGCCCAGGACGTGCAATCGGCCATCGCCAAGGCCCAGCGGCAGCTGCCGGACGACATGCCGTCGCCGCCGTCCTACCAGAAGGTGAACCCGGCGGACCAGCCCGTGTTTTACATCTCCCTGGCCTCGGAGACCCTGCCCATGGCCCAGGTGGATGAATATGCAGACACCATGATTGCCCAGCGGCTGTCCATGCTGCCGGGGGTGGCCCAGGTCTCCATTTATGGTTCCAAGAAGTACGCCGTGCGCGTGCAGCTGGACCCCAAGGCCCTGGCCTCGCGCGAGGTGGGCATTGACGAGGTGGCCCAGGCCATCGGCAACGCCAACGTCAACCTGCCCACGGGCACGCTCTATGGCGCGCACCGGGCCATGAACGTGCAGGCCTCGGGCCAGTTGATGAACGCCCCGGCCTATCGCCCCCTGATTGTTGCCTGGCGCGGCGGCGCGCCCGTGCGGCTGCAGGACCTGGGCGAGGTGATCGACTCCATCGAGAACGACAAGGCCATCACCTGGCGGGCAGGGCAGACGTCCATCGTCCTGGCCGTGCAGCGTCAGCCCGGCGCCAACACCATGGATGTGGTGGACGGCATCAAGGCCTTGCTGCCGGTGTTCGAGGCCCAGATGCCCGCGGCCATCTCCATGGAAGTGCTGTACGACCGGTCTGCGTCCATCCGGGAGTCCGTGGAGGATGTGAAGTTCACCCTGGTGCTCACGGTGTGTCTGGTGGTGCTGGTGATCTTCCTGTTTTTGCGCAACATCCGGGCCACGGTCATCCCCAGTCTGGCCTTGCCCATGTCCATTGTGGCCACGTTTGCGGTCATGCATCTGATGGGCTTTTCCGTGGACAACCTGTCCCTCATGGCCCTGACCCTGGCCGTGGGGTTTGTGGTGGATGACGCCATCGTCATGCTGGAGAACATCGTCCGCCATGTGGAAATGGGCAAGACGCCCCTGCAGGCGGCGCTGGACGGCTCCAAGGAAATCAGCTTCACCATCATTTCCATGACCATCTCCCTGGCGGCGGTGTTCATCCCCGTGCTGTTCATGGGCGGCATCGTGGGCCGGCTGTTCCATGAGTTTTCGGTGGTCATCGCCGCGGCCATCCTGCTGTCGGGGTTTGTCTCCCTCACGCTTACGCCCATGCTCTGCGCGCGGTTTCTCAAGCCGCATCACGAGCGCCGGCCCGGGCTGCTCATGCGGGCTTCGGAAAACGTGTTTGACGGGATGCAGGCCCTGTACCGCTGGACGCTGGATGCAAGCCTCAGGCTGCACCCGCTGACGTTTCTGGTGTCCCTGGCTGTGCTCTGGGGCACGGTGCACATGTTTCAGACCATGCCCAAGGGGTTTTTGCCCAGCCAGGACACGGGACAGATCCAGGGCTTCACCGAGGCCGAACAAGGCGTGAGCTTTGAACGGATGGTGCAGCACCAGCAGGCGCTGCATGAGGTGCTCAAGGGCGATCCGGCCATCCGGACGTTCATGTCCAGCGTGGGCGCCGGGGGCCCCAACGTCTCCGGCAACTCTGGCCGGTTCATGATCCGTCTGAAGGATCACGACCAGCGCAACGAGACGGCGGACGAGGTGATCCGCCGGCTGCGTCCCAAGCTGAACCGCGAACCCGGCGTGCAGGCCTTCCTGGTGAACCCCCCGGCCATCAACATTGGCGGTCGCGCGGCCAAGGCGTTGTATCAATACACCCTGCAGAGCCCGGACACGGCAGAGCTCTATCGCGTGGCCCAGGAAATGGAGGCGGTGTTCAAGACGGTGCCGCAGATCCAGGACGTCTCCAGCGATTTGCAGCTCAAAAACCCCCAGGCCCGCGTGGCCATCGACCGGGACAAGGCCTCGGCCCTGGGCGTTTCTGCCCGGCAGATCGAGCTGGCCCTGCAATCCTCGTACGGCACGCGGGAAGTCTCCACCATCTATGCCCCCAGCAACCAATACAAGGTCATCATGGAGTTGCTGCCCCAGTACCGGCGGGACATGGACGCCCTCTCCCTGCTGTACGTGCGCACGGCGGGAGGCGTGCTGGCCCGGCTGGATACCCTGGCGCAGATCACCGCCGGGGTGGGGCCCATGCTGGTGAACCATACCGGCCAGCTGACCTCGGTGACCATCGCCTTCAACGCCCGGCCCGGCGTGTCCCTGGGCGAGGCCGTGCAGGCCGTGGAAGCCGCTGCCCGCGACGTGCTGCCGGCCACGGTGCATGCCAGCTTCCAGGGCACGGCCCAGGCCTTCCAGGCCTCCCTGAAGGACATGGGCCTGCTGCTGTTCATGGCCGTGGTGGTCATTTATCTGATTCTGGGCGTGCTTTACGAATCTTTCATCCACCCGCTGACCATCCTCTCGGGCCTGCCTTCGGCGGGCTTCGGCGCGTTGCTGACGCTGTGGTGGTATGGATTCGATTTGAACCTGTACGGCTTTGTGGGCATCATCATGCTCATCGGCATCGTCAAGAAAAACGCCATCATGATGATCGACTTCGCCCTGGAGGTTCAGCGCGAGCAGGGCCTGACCCCGCGGGAGGCCATCCGGCAGGGGTGTCTGGTGCGCTTCCGGCCTATCATGATGACCACCATGGCCGCCATCATGGGCGCCATGCCCATTGCCGTGGGCTACGGCGCCGGCGGCGACGCCCGGCAGCCCTTGGGCCTGTGCGTGGTGGGGGGGCTGGTGACGTCCCAGCTGCTCACCCTGTACATCACCCCGGTGTATTACATCTATTTCGACAAGCTGCAGCGGCTGCTCTTCCGCACCGCACCCCGCCCGGCGTAG
- a CDS encoding efflux RND transporter periplasmic adaptor subunit, translating into MRRICCCVLSCSVLAWALLWSLPCFAQGGAGGQGKGAPQAAPVLAATATVESIPELVSVVGNAEAASVVEIKARINGELVQAHFEEGQEVRQGDVLFTIDPRPLEAALREAKAKLERNQALLRKAEEDNRRYAQLVNERIISREQFEEKTTNLAALLAQVKADAATVESAEVELTYSSIRSPINGRTGQILVDRGNMIKANDVAMLVIQQIEPIHVQFSVPEALLGEIMARYKAAKLEVRAAPPGREQDPDVGVLVFIDNTVDRKTGSIALKASFENREHRLWPGQFVNVQLVLGVRDRVVTVPSQAVMPSSQGEAVYVIREDNTAEFRPVKTDVRLSAGLPGKVAVESGLSGGERVVVDGHLRLAPGRPVDVRGGVADGGGGGVIGSEALNGKAGGPQ; encoded by the coding sequence ATGCGTCGCATTTGTTGCTGCGTTCTGTCGTGCAGCGTGCTGGCCTGGGCACTGCTGTGGTCTTTGCCGTGTTTTGCCCAGGGCGGTGCGGGGGGGCAGGGCAAGGGCGCGCCCCAGGCTGCGCCGGTGCTGGCAGCCACGGCGACGGTGGAGTCCATCCCCGAGCTGGTTTCGGTTGTGGGCAATGCGGAAGCGGCCAGCGTGGTGGAGATCAAGGCCCGCATCAACGGCGAGCTGGTGCAGGCGCACTTCGAGGAAGGCCAGGAAGTGCGGCAGGGGGATGTCCTCTTCACCATCGATCCGCGTCCCCTGGAAGCCGCCCTGCGCGAGGCCAAGGCCAAGCTGGAGCGCAACCAGGCCCTGCTGCGCAAGGCCGAAGAGGACAACCGGCGCTATGCGCAGCTGGTGAATGAGCGCATCATCAGCCGGGAGCAGTTCGAGGAAAAAACCACCAATCTGGCTGCCTTGCTGGCCCAGGTGAAGGCGGACGCCGCCACCGTGGAATCTGCCGAGGTGGAGCTGACCTATTCCTCCATCCGCTCCCCCATCAACGGCCGCACCGGGCAGATCCTGGTGGACCGCGGCAACATGATCAAGGCCAATGACGTGGCCATGCTGGTGATCCAGCAGATCGAGCCCATCCATGTGCAGTTTTCCGTGCCCGAGGCCCTGCTTGGGGAGATCATGGCCCGATACAAGGCGGCCAAGCTGGAAGTCCGCGCCGCGCCGCCGGGGCGGGAGCAGGACCCCGATGTGGGCGTGCTGGTGTTCATCGACAACACCGTGGATCGCAAAACCGGTTCCATCGCCCTCAAGGCCAGTTTTGAAAACAGGGAACACCGGCTCTGGCCCGGGCAGTTCGTCAATGTCCAGCTGGTGCTGGGCGTGCGGGACAGGGTGGTGACCGTACCTTCCCAGGCGGTGATGCCGTCTTCGCAGGGCGAGGCGGTGTATGTGATCCGGGAAGACAACACCGCGGAATTCCGCCCGGTGAAGACGGACGTCCGCCTGAGCGCCGGCCTGCCGGGCAAGGTGGCGGTGGAGTCCGGCCTGTCCGGCGGGGAGCGGGTGGTGGTGGACGGGCATTTGCGCCTGGCCCCGGGCCGTCCGGTGGATGTGCGCGGCGGCGTGGCAGATGGCGGCGGCGGCGGGGTGATCGGCAGCGAGGCCCTCAACGGCAAGGCAGGGGGGCCGCAATGA
- a CDS encoding CerR family C-terminal domain-containing protein — MSEPQHPETKARLLHAAGECFAEKGYHRASLREICRLADLNVAMVKYYFGDKAGLYAAVLEHCHQCGPPRFVQEMGKTPPTPPEVRLRQFVRAMVARARGEDRPAWCGRILNRELVEPTEVRAEFVRREIAPVSSLLLALVQELAGPGLSRRETIRCALSIVGQCLHHRVAAGNIALLYPDYAYTAAELDALVEHITAFSLAGLAALRRARAASSRE, encoded by the coding sequence ATGTCTGAACCGCAACACCCGGAGACCAAGGCGCGCCTGCTGCATGCCGCGGGCGAGTGCTTTGCCGAAAAAGGCTACCACCGCGCCTCGTTGCGGGAAATTTGCCGTCTGGCCGACCTGAATGTGGCCATGGTGAAGTATTATTTTGGGGACAAGGCCGGCCTGTACGCCGCCGTGCTGGAGCACTGCCACCAGTGCGGCCCACCGCGGTTTGTGCAGGAGATGGGAAAGACGCCCCCCACACCGCCGGAGGTCCGGCTGCGTCAGTTCGTGCGGGCCATGGTTGCCCGCGCCCGTGGGGAAGACCGACCAGCCTGGTGCGGCCGCATCCTCAACCGCGAGCTGGTGGAGCCCACGGAAGTGCGGGCGGAGTTTGTGCGGCGGGAGATCGCCCCGGTGTCCTCGCTGCTGCTGGCCCTGGTGCAGGAGCTGGCCGGGCCGGGCCTTTCCCGACGCGAGACCATCCGCTGCGCCTTGTCCATCGTCGGCCAGTGCCTGCACCATCGCGTGGCGGCAGGCAACATCGCCCTGCTGTATCCCGATTACGCATACACGGCGGCCGAGCTGGATGCGTTGGTGGAACACATCACTGCCTTTTCCCTGGCCGGGCTGGCTGCGCTGCGGCGTGCCCGGGCAGCCTCCTCCCGCGAATAA
- a CDS encoding alpha/beta fold hydrolase has translation MQTVQTTTAAGEPVVCRERGTGEVLLFISGWGGDAVSWEAEFVWFGSRLRCLTLEHPGLAGIPAPDGPLGTADMADRIARGLAAMGITAVTALGMSMGGAVAQELALRHPQLVQKLVLSGTFPRMDVRAGRALDACTRLLAGPDRVAALQMIYWMIFGASFHAANLQALDALLESRLDSPVPLEVFQYQAAACIAHDTTARLGQIACPTLVTHGTADLLVDVSHARQLAAGIPQARLVEFPGAGHCHLWEEPARYRQVVLEFVDAAC, from the coding sequence ATGCAGACTGTACAGACGACCACCGCGGCCGGCGAACCGGTCGTATGCCGGGAGCGCGGGACAGGTGAGGTGCTGTTGTTCATTTCCGGCTGGGGGGGAGACGCGGTGTCCTGGGAAGCGGAATTTGTCTGGTTCGGCTCCCGGTTGCGTTGTCTGACCCTGGAACATCCCGGCCTGGCGGGCATCCCGGCGCCGGACGGCCCTCTCGGCACGGCAGACATGGCCGACCGCATCGCCCGCGGCCTGGCGGCCATGGGAATCACGGCGGTGACGGCGTTGGGCATGTCCATGGGCGGGGCCGTGGCCCAGGAACTGGCCCTGCGGCATCCGCAGCTCGTGCAGAAGCTGGTGCTCAGTGGCACGTTTCCCCGCATGGATGTGCGCGCTGGCCGGGCCCTGGATGCCTGCACCCGGCTGCTGGCCGGGCCGGATCGGGTGGCTGCGCTGCAGATGATCTATTGGATGATCTTCGGCGCGTCCTTCCATGCCGCAAACCTGCAGGCGCTGGATGCGCTGCTGGAATCCCGGCTGGATTCGCCCGTGCCCCTGGAAGTGTTCCAGTACCAGGCCGCGGCGTGCATCGCCCACGATACCACGGCCCGACTGGGGCAGATCGCCTGTCCCACCCTTGTCACCCATGGCACGGCCGATTTGCTGGTGGATGTGTCCCATGCCCGGCAACTGGCGGCAGGCATCCCGCAGGCCCGGCTGGTGGAGTTTCCCGGCGCAGGGCACTGCCACCTGTGGGAGGAGCCGGCCCGCTACCGGCAGGTCGTGCTGGAGTTTGTGGACGCTGCCTGCTGA